The genomic region AAAGAGGATGGACTGATTGTCTCCAGGCCCAGagcctgtgcctgcagcaggtatttttgctctgctgctgtctggcaCTGCCTGTTCTGCCCCAGATCACGCCAGGCTATCCCTTTGTATCTCATCCGGTTGAGGCTGTTCTGGGAGCCTCGGCTGTGCTGTACTGCAGACGGCTCTGATGCTGACTGCGGGGTCTCCTCCATCTCCCCTGTGTGCTTTTGTTACCGTACTGGCCAGTTTTGTAATTCAGAGGTGCAAGAGCCTAAAAGCCATAAGACTCAATGAAGCTTTAAAATCTCTGCTGAGAGAGGCTCAGCTCTTACATAGCTCCCCGCTTCCCCGGCGGTGGCTGCCTGCCAGGGAGATGGGTTTATGTGTCTGTGGTGCAGTTAGCAGCTGAATGACTGATTACATGGTATTTTAGTAACATTTTTCAAATagcaaaatactgaaaagcaattCCGATAATGTATTTCCTACCCCTCCTCCACCACACAGAACGGCAGAGGAGGGAAAACCtggtgtgtgctgtgctgcagtttgcaAAGGGATTTGTGACTTCGGTTCAGTCCTCTCAGAAAATAATGCTAATGTGGATAAaatctttggttttttttgttgcaaTTCTAGGTGTAGCAGCTCAAGACATTGAAGAGGTTAGTGcagctctttctgctttctgaatctgcattttctcctgGCTCTGGAAGAATGCTTTTCTAACAGATCTTGGTGCATTGGTGCATGCTGAACTGCTTTGGGTTTTGCTGGGATCAGGTGGGTCCTGCCAAGGTGCCCCAATGCTTCGGAGTGCTCACACAGTACAGGGGTGTTAGCTATGGCCACAGTAGCAAACAAGTTGGGGATGATTTAGCTGGTTTAGCACATGCTCCCCATGGTCTGATCCAGCACAGGGCTGTCTGCAGTATCGCTTCTGTCTGCTTTGCTCCTCCACGAAACAAATGTGATATCAGGAGTGATATACTCCTTTAAACCGTATCCATAACCGGGGCTTGTCCAAAAGCCTGttcacttcatagaatcattaaggttggaaagaccactatgGTCATCGAGTGCAACCACTCCATGCCCAGATCCCTGTGTATGGCAGCCCCAGGCCACGTGGTGGTGTGAGCTGCATGGTACCGGGCACTGATATGGGGCTGCATCAGTGCTGATGCTCTCCTGTTGAATCCACTCATGTTCTTGGAACACCAGGGCTGCTCCCTGGTGGTGACAGCTTCCCTCCTCTGCCACAGGGCAGAAATTCCCCCATTTCAGCCAGTTCTGACAGGCCTTTGTTTTTCAAGTAAGCAGGCCGTGCCTCGTTGCTGCTTTTGGCCTCTGGGTGGGAAGAAGATCACATTAGAGATCTTCTTTCCTGTTTGGAAAGCGAAACCCGACGGtttattgctgttattatttttgatttcttttgcagATCTGCAAAGAGTTCTTAAACAGGAGCGTGTTCTGCACCAGGGAGTCCAACCCTCACTGCGGCACGGATGGCGTGACGTACGGCAACAAGTGTGCCTTCTGCAAGGCCGTGCTGTAAGTGGGGGCGGTGGGATACGGACCCACACAGGGATGGTCCACTTCCAACCCCGCGCTGCTGCTCCCCTCACACAGAGCAATCCCTGgccgtagaatcatagaactagAGAatggttaaggttggaaaagaccactaagtgCATCTAGTTCAAATGGCAGCTCCTCACCGCCACGCTTGGGAATATTTCAGCTTAATGTTGATTCATTTCTAGGCTTAGTGTGATGCTCATAGCCGTACAGAGATGGCACAGAGCCTGGGAGGCCATTGTACCTGCCTGTACCTTCTGCGTGGGCTAAATTGATGCACATTTTCCTCTGTGTGCCACAGGCTGAAGCTCTCCCTGTCCACACCTCTGGATGCTGAAGTGTGTGGAGGAACGCAGGCTTATGCATGCCAAATTATTAGAGGAAagtcatagactcatagaatcatagattcgTTTGAGTTGAAtgggacctttgaaggtcatctggtccagcaTCCCTGCAACGAGCAGGGAAAGTGCTGAAATGAAAGTCTGAATGGACTTAGTGGAAAAGTACACAAAATCTCAGAGGAAGGGCTGCAGTTTCTCCTCTCCTGTCTCCTCTAAAGGAGCTGTAATAGGAGCCAACACCTCTGGACTGAAGGCCTGCAAAAATTGATTTATCCTTATCAATCCTGCACTCTGGAGGCTGCCTTATCCTAAGGGAAATTagagaagagggaaagatgGCTTGATGCTCCCTGTGAGGCACCAGAGTGAGGCAAATGATCGTGCTCGGAGGGACAAGCTCCCTGTCCCAGCCGCTGTGTCTGTGCTGGATGCCATacactgctttgtttccatACCGCTCCTTTTACAGGAGGAGTGGAGGGAAGATACGATTGAAGCACATGGGGAAGTGCTGAGCCTGAGCACCAAGCACTGATCTTCGTCGGTCACAGGCGCAGGAGCCTGGGCACGGCAGCAGCTGTCCTCGTCTCTGCCATATCTGCTCAATAAAGTAAAGCTCAGCACACCTCCTTGACTGGATTCCTTTTTCCATAACACCCGGATAAGCCTTCCATGCAGCCGTGCTAGCAGCTAAAATGTTTGCCGCACTGTGCTGTTacatcttagaatcacagaatcaggcACCATGCTGCCTGAGCAGGAGCAATGATTCCCACAGCTCttccatgccatgccatgccatgccatgccatgccatgccatgccatgccatcccatcccatcccatcccatcccatcccatcccatcccatcccatcccatacTACTGACAAATGGACACATGGCCACCCAGCTCGACTGTCCCATGGGTGGGTGACAGCATGCAACGTTGCCTCTCAGCAGCCTCCCCATATGTGTCCCTCTCGCTGAGGTGTGAGCATGAAGGTGGCAGAGAGCTATGAGTGGTgtggctgtggatgcctcatctgCTTGGGAAGCCAGAAGCAAACAGGCTGAGGCTGAGGAGTGTTGCTGCATGTAAGCCTGCACCGGGAAGGTGGCAGGGGAAGCTGGCTTTAGGCAGAAACACaaaggctttgctttccttgtgtGTCCTAAGAGAGGACTTTGCCTCAAAGACTGTCAACTCGCCAGCATCAGGTTGCAGTTGCACACaaacttgatttctttctttagttttcacactgctgctctctctctctccttgaTGCTGGCTGGAAAATCCTTCTTTGCGCCAGCGAGGGAAAATAAAGCCTATAGTCTCTCCCCATTCGCTGTACAAAATATACACAGGGAAATGCTTGTGGCATCCCCTCGTTAAAACGTTGGCAGCACATCAATGGGACTCTACTCACTTAATGTTGAACACTTAAGTTTCAAAGGGAGCTTTAGATTTTATCGTGAGGTCAGCCAACTCATTTTGCAAACACCTCTATGCTGAGCATCTCAGCTCCTGGATGGTGTTTGGACAGAGCTGAGTGTTTGCCTGTGGTGCCACGCTGCAGGCTTTGAAGTGAATTGGGACATTATATTTTGTAGCCAAGGAGAGTTGCAGTTTGCTTTGTTCCAATTCAGATGTTTCTTTAGTAAACACAACAGCTAGACCTCCAGAACATGGATAAGCTtgaggggaggaaaaagcacCTCCTGCACGAGGACAGCTGATCACAAAGGACCCCAGTGGGCAGTGGGAGAACCTTCATCATCCTCTCTACCGCCTGGATCAGGATGAGCCCTGCATACCCTTTCCAACTGGAGTTACCCTTTGAGCCAACTTGTGGCTCTGGAGTAGTGCTGTATCTCAATACAGTTTCTCAGATGGGAAGAGGCATTTCAATGAGAGGGGGGATATGGGACATTTCTATGCCTGAGATGGCTCTCGGAGACTCCAAAAGCCTCACGGCGTATCCCCATGCCTAATCCTTTTTAATCTGGAGGCTGAAATAACAAGGACAGATCACAAGAGAACAGAAGCGGCGAGACTTCTCTGCTTTATAATCAGCCTGCATTTTGCTCTTTCAGTGCAAACAGCAAATAGAACCGCCTCTGTACCCCTCCAGACCCAACCACCATCCCCAGCAACACTGTGGCAGGCTGGAGAAGGGTGGCTCTGCCCCTCCTTGCCTCAACTGGTTGTGTCAGCACGACCATAACCAGAGCTCTCCTTGGCCCCGGCTGGGCTTATCCATGTAAACCTCTCAGTGCCCCAGGAGCTGGCTGGTGGTCCCGTCCATTTCACTTTCCTCCAGCAGGTGTTCCCTTTAACAAGCATCCAAGtgcctggagcaggagcaggcacTGCAGAAGATGAGCTCAGGCAAGGACATGGCATGTGGGGATCCATGCTGTTGTGCAATGCAGATGACGTTAGATACGTGCAAAGCAGATCTCAGCAATCACCCGACGACTCATAACTGCAATCATGGAACGCAATTGCATCTGGAAGTATAAAAGCACAGTGATACCAGGAAGCTCTTGTTAATGGCACAGCCATTTTGGAGCAATTTGCCCAGGTGGGGAGAGCCCTCACAGCGCCTTCAGTCACAGGGAGTGGTGTGAGTGCCCCcatggctgctcccagcccccagcccagggTGATGGGGGTCACTTGGCTGTAACCCTCTGAACACAGGGACAGTGAGACAGCCCTCTGGCCTGGCTGAGCTCTTGGCTACGTCCAGCTGCAGTCCTGGGCACATACTGAACCAGAAAGCAAGCATTCAGCtggtatttttcctttaatttcctTCCTCCACATTTTAagttgtgggatttttttttttttttgacagctttGAGAGATGAGTGAGTCACGAAGCACTCGAGATCTCTATTAGATAacagagcatctctgcagctcttcctggGGAGGGAGTTCCTTGGACCAAGGGCCAAGGCTGGGTGAGAATTGTCCCAGCATCACAGTGGCTGCTCCATCACCTGACACAGCCCCTCTGCAGTGAAACAAGGGAAGCATTACATCTTTGCACGGCTGCTTTCACTGAACAAAAAGCGCTGCTTCACAGCTGAGCACCATGATGAAGGGGAAGGAGCATCTCCATGATGAAGGGGAAAGAGCATCTCCACATCTCCATCAcgagctctgctctgctggtgaTGTGGCTGACACCGTGGTGTGCCCTGACTCCTGGCCCATTTAACTGCTGTGCACCAGTGCCTCCTCCCCAGCATAGCCCTGTGTCCCTGCCACAACTCATTGCAATCCTTTGTCCTACTTCTTCCCTTGACATTCACAGCTCTTGATAAGGCTTTTTGAGCCACTCCTGGCTGATGTGGGCTGGTGGTTCCTGCTGCAGGGTTCCCACCACCCAGCTGGGCAGCATTTGGTTGTTGTTCCAGTTCCCAGGGGATTGGGACAGATTGGAAGGGTCTTTGGGACTGTGGAAGAGTATCTCCTGAAGTCAGGGCAGACTTCTCAGCACTTTGTCCCATCCAGACTTGAAAACATCCGAGGGTGGAGAACGCACAGACTCCCTGGGCTGCCAGTCCCAGAGTTTGACTGTCATCACGTTGAAGACTTTTTGCCTTGTCTCCATTTGCAACCTCTTTCCTTTCAGCTGCCCCATCTCTCAGCCATGCACCACTGGGGAGCCCAGCTCTGTCTGGTCAGGAACCCCCTTACAGAGCCACAGCATCCTCCTGAAGTGTCCATCTCACCACTCAGCCTCAgcaagtgctccagccctcaaCTCCCATTTTCCATTATCTTTCTATCACTGGATATgggagggaaggcagagctgtgggggccaAGAGAAACGATTGCTCAGGAGGCAGTTGGGAGGACTTTATTGCAAAGCACTGAAGAGATATAAAGTGACATTTGCAGGAAAAAGTAGAAGGGTATCTGTGTGTGTTGGTTCCTTTAAGGATTAGAGAGCAGCTGAGCTTTGGGATGAGAGGGCTCCCAGATGCTGTGAATCAGCTAACAGATCCCTCCACCCCGTCATTGGTGGTGAAGTTAAATAGGGGCCCAGGGGAAACAtcagggttgtttttctttttacgGACTCCAGAGCAAGGAGAAGGTGAGGGGGTTGTGCTTTGGAATGGGAGTGGAAGAGTTTGTTGGTGTTTTCCTCTCCCCAGAATAAGTAGTGTGGTGTAGGAGCGTCTCATAGGAGTAGCTGCGTTAATTGTGGCTGGTGTTAGCATCCTATAATGTTGCTCCAGAAATGCTGGAGCAGGCTTATAATGATGTGTATGTATTACCATAATACATGAAgggagaatgggggggggggggggggggtagatTTAAGATGTATGCCCTTAGAAAGGCGGGTGTCACTTAAAGAAGTACTTGCTTTATAGCTCCAGTGATAGAATTCATTGAGATACTCTGAACCTATGGGGCATGAAGGGACCAGAGCTTCAGTTAGGTCAACTCTAGGGGTTTCTGGGGGGAGCAGGAATAGAGCCTCAATCCAGGTCTGAAAGACAAGGCTGAGATGTGCTGGGCCTGGGGTGCTGCCCTGAGCAACGTGGGGCTGGCCCTAAGGAGCAGCATtagtgcctgcagcagggctggccctTGTGCCCAGTGTGTGGGGTAAGGTGGGGAACGTAGGTGCTGCATAATGTGGTGCTTCTGATCTAAAACTGCTCTGTTAATTGGGTGTGACCAGAGATGGCCCTATGGCTTTCTTCCCAAAGAGCTCtgtgtccttctctgcagggtaATCTGTGATAAAAACATCGCCTAtgctctgccctgcagatgCAGGGGTTTTTGTCATCCTCCTTCTCGAGACATACTCTAATCCTTACGCAAGGAGGGAGCTCCAAGCTTTTGGTGATAACCTCtgaaggaggagctggaagggcaGCTCTGCCGAGCAGTGACTGCGCTGCACGGGGCGCATCCTGCAGGAGGCGGTGGTGTAAGCGGGACTCCGCTCGTTCCCGGCTATGGGGCTCCCCCTGCTGACCGCCGGGCGGTGGCCAGGAGACCTCGGGGCCGCTGCTGCCCCTCTGTGGTGCTTTTCGGGACAGCTTTCAGGATGGGGCAGCCCAGCTGCTCTCGCGGGGAATTAAGCGGCTCGGTGCAGGGCGGCACGGCGCTGAGCTGCCCCAGCAAAGCGCTGCTCGTCCCGCGGCACCTTCGGTAGATGCTCTCTGCTTGGCAGCTCCTTGGTCGTTCTCTTGGCCGCTGGCCACCCCAGCATCGCTCGGGGCTCGGTGCCATCCCCCCCCAGGGCCTGGGGAGGTGCCGGTGCCCGTCCCGGTGGTGGCGGACGGGCGGTGCAGTACCGATGCTGGGCGCTGGGTGCTGCCGCAGACCGAGCGGCGCTTCGCGGCTCCGGGGCGCTCCTGGAGTGCGAGCTGAGCAACCTGGTAGAAAAATAAGCGTTGTCCCGTGATAAACGTCATCGTGCTGAGCTCTCAGACTCTGCCAGAGGCCCGAATgaagctgcgtcaggggagggtcaggttggggtTAAGGGAAGGTCctgccccagagggcggtgggtTTTGAATGggtgcccagggcagtgggtgcagtgctgagctcccagagctggaggagcGTCTGGACAGTGCTCAGGTTTGGATGTTGGGTGGTTTTCTGAAGGGACGGATTCTGGGCTCATTGATCc from Gallus gallus isolate bGalGal1 chromosome 13, bGalGal1.mat.broiler.GRCg7b, whole genome shotgun sequence harbors:
- the LOC101749628 gene encoding serine protease inhibitor Kazal-type 6, which translates into the protein MKATGTSVLLSLLLLLSFFSGVAAQDIEEICKEFLNRSVFCTRESNPHCGTDGVTYGNKCAFCKAVLRSGGKIRLKHMGKC